A stretch of the Papaver somniferum cultivar HN1 chromosome 6, ASM357369v1, whole genome shotgun sequence genome encodes the following:
- the LOC113290868 gene encoding uncharacterized protein LOC113290868, with product MYGFTNYTKKKEQWNYIQQISENNSNPWVVIGDLNFHLIDNDTGIYSSTDGWVNSIVSSSGLEDIDFIGKDYTWNNNNMGTGAIKSIIDMALVNGSWNLNFPDTGLLHLTQLGSDHSPIMLDTDITVPNCWKPFKFFLTWINDESCSVVITNACQSSVSGSPGYQLVIKLSTTRRDLSLWNREHFGNINQKVDNLQSELNQLQELPQNSNTEGDIIRINNELNKWHKIKSEFYQQKSRDHFVKDMDSNNKYFHTKVNKRRTRNNIDVIQDNNNNWLQTREQIA from the coding sequence ATGTATGGTTTTACCAATTACACTAAGAAGAAAGAACAATGGAATTACATCCAGCAAATAAGTGAGAACAATAGTAATCCTTGGGTAGTTATAGGGGACCTAAACTTTCACTTAATTGACAATGACACTGGCATTTATTCTTCTACGGATGGTTGGGTGAATAGCATAGTATCCAGTAGTGGCTTAGAGGACATAGATTTCATTGGTAAGGATTATACCTGGAACAATAATAACATGGGGACTGGTGCTATTAAATCTATAATAGACATGGCATTAGTTAATGGTAGCTGGAATCTTAATTTCCCAGATACAGGATTACTGCATCTTACACAACTAGGAAGTGATCACAGCCCCATCATGCTAGACACTGATATAACTGTCCCAAACTGTTGGAAGCCCTTTAAATTTTTCTTAACTTGGATCAATGATGAATCTTGTTCAGTTGTTATTACTAATGCTTGTCAATCTAGTGTTTCTGGCTCTCCTGGTTATCAGTTAGTAATTAAACTGTCCACTACTAGAAGGGATCTATCTTTATGGAATAGAGAGCATTTTGGTAACATCAACCAAAAGGTAGATAATCTCCAAAGTGAACTTAATCAACTTCAAGAGCTTCCTCAAAATTCCAACACTGAAGGTGATATCATCAGAATCAATAATGAGCTCAACAAGTGGCACAAAATCAAGTCTGAGTTCTATCAGCAAAAATCCAGGGATCACTTCGTCAAAGACATGGACTCCAACAACAAATACTTCCATACTAAAGTCAACAAAAGAAGAACCAGGAACAACATAGATGTTATTCAAGATAACAACAACAATTGGCTGCAAACTAGAGAACAAATTGCTTAG